A stretch of DNA from Hydrogenophaga sp. SL48:
CTGCGTGAACAGGGCCGTGCCGTTACCGTTGGGGTTGCTGTTGATGAATTCGATAGCTTCGTCGATGTCAGCGGCGGGCACCAGAGCCAGTACCGGGCCAAAGATTTCCTGGTCGTAGATGGCCATGCCGGGCTTCACGTTCGAGAAAATCGTCGGGCCCACGAAGTTGCCCTTTTCATAGCCGGGCACCACAGGCTTGCGGCCGTCCAGCTCCAGCGTGGCGCCATCCGCAATGCCGCGTTCGATCAGGCCTTCCACACGCGAGAGCGCCGCGCAAGACACCAGCGGGCCCACGTCCGTGCCCTTTTCGGTACCGCCGTTCACCTTGAGCGTCTTGGCCTTGGCCACCAGCTCGGGAATCCACTTTTGCGCCTCGCCCACCAGCACCACCACGGGCAGGGCCATGCAGCGCTGGCCGGCCGCGCCAAATGCGGCACCGGCAATGGCGTTGAGCGACTGTTCCTTGTTCGCGTCGGGCAGGATGATGGCGTGGTTCTTGGCACCCATCATGCATTGCGCACGCTTGCCGGCCAGGGTGGCACGGTTGTACACATGGGTGCCCACCTTGGTGGAACCCACGAAGGAGACTGCCTTGATGTCCTTGTGGTCGCAGATCGCGTTGACGGCCATTTCGCCGCCGTGGATCACGTTGAGCACACCGGGTGGAATGCCGGCTTCGAGCGCCAGTTCGACCAGGCGCATGGTCACCATGGGGTCCTGCTCGGAGGGCTTGAGCACGAAGGTGTTGCCCGTGGCAATCGCCATGGGGAACATCCACAGCGGGATCATGGCCGGGAAGTTGAAGGGGGTGATGCCTGCGCACACACCCAGCGGCTGCAGCAGGGTGTAGGTATCGACGCCGCCGGCCACGTTGTTGGCCAGCTCACCCAGCTGCAGATTGCCGATGCTGGCGGCGTGTTCCACCACTTCCAGGCCACGGAACACGTCGCCTTCGGCATCCGGCAGGGTCTTGCCTTGTTCTGCCGTGAGGATGGCGGCCAGCTCGGCCATGTTTTCGCGGATGAGCTGCTGGTACTTGAGGAAGATGCGGGCGCGCGTGCCGATGGGCGTCTTCTTCCAGGTCTTGAACGCTTCCTTGGCCGAGGCCACGGCGGCGTCGATTTCTTCAGCGGTGGCAAACGGCACGCGGGCCAATACCTCTTGGGTGGCCGGGTTGACCACGTCGCGCCACTCGGTGGTCTTGGATTCGACGAACTGGCCGCCGATCAGCAGCTTGACGGTGGGGATTGGATTAGGCACAAGGGTTCCTTTACATGATTCGACATCGAACTCGATGCCTGGATTTCAGAGAGTTCCCGCTGCGGCACGACGCCGCATGCGAGAAGTGACACAAGGTCAAACACGTTCGAAGATGGCGGCGATGCCCTGCCCTCCACCGATGCACAGCGTCACCAGCGCATAACGTCCACCAGTGCGGTGCAATTCAGCGATCGCCTTCGTCGTGATGATTGCGCCCGTCGCGCCGACGGGGTGACCCAGAGAGATGCCGGAGCCGTTCGGATTCACCTTGTCCGGATCAAAGCCAAGCTCCTGAATCACCGCGCAGGCCTGTGCCGCGAACGCCTCGTTCGACTCGATCACATCCAGGTCCTGGACTTTCAGGCCCGTGCGCGCCAGCACTTTGCGCGTAGCCGGGATGGGGCCGATACCCATATAGGCAGGCTCCACACCCGCGTGCGCATAGCCCACCAAGCGGGCCAGCGGCTTGAGGCCCAGCGCGTTCACACGTCCGCCCTCCGCCAGCACCACGGCACCCGCGCCATCGTTGATACCCGACGCATTGCCAGCAGTGACCAGACCATTCTTCTTGAAGGCGGGCTTCATCGCGGAAAGGGATTCGAGCGTCGTGTCACCCCGCACGTGCTCGTCGGTATCGAACAGCACCACGCCCTTGCGGGTCTTCACCTCCACCGGAACGATCTGTTCCTTAAAGCGGCCAGTCGCGATGGCCGCGGCCGCGCGTTGCTGGCTGAGAACCGCCAGTTCATCCTGCTGCTTGCGCGAGATCTTGAAGCGCTCCGCCACGTTCTCCGCGGTAATGCCCATGTGGATCTTGTCCCAGGGGTCATGCAGGATGCCGAGCATGTAGTCAACCAGCGTCGCATCACCCATGCGGGCCCCATAGCGCGCCGAAGTGTCGATGTATGGTCCGCGGCTCATCGACTCCGAGCCCCCTCCGATGGCGATCTCGCAGTCGCCCTGCGCAATGGCCTGCGCCGCCGAGACAATGGCCTGAAGCCCAGAGCCGCACAGGCGATTGACGTTGAATGCCGGGGTCTCTACCGGTATTCCCGCATCGATGGCGGCGATGCGGCTGAGGTACGCATCCTTCGGATCGGTGGGGATCACATTCCCGATGACGACATGCCCGATGGCGTCGGGCGCAACGCCGCTGCGTTCCAACGCGGCCTTGACCGCAGTGGTTGCCAACTGAGTGTTTGGCACATCCTTCAGCGCACCGCCAAAGGTGCCGATGGCTGTACGAGCGGTGGCGACAACAAAGATTTCGCGAGCATTCATGAAGGGCCTGTGAGAAGCTGAAGAAATGGTCGGATTGCGTCGATGCATGAAGACGGAATGGCACCCGATGGCAAGTACTTTAGAAACTTCAGCCTCTGTCGGATAGTGGCTAAATTGACTGTTTCTATGCGTATTCCGTCAATCCGGAATCGCAAGGATGCGCGCCAGCATCCGCTTCTGGAGTCCAGAAAGAGCAAGAGCGCCTTGCACCCCTCCCAGGCGCTCAGGTCGAGAGATATCTCAGGCGCGACTCACGCAGACGCCGCGTCATTGAGACGTAGTTCTTCTTTCATCATCTCCCGCATCACGAACTTCTGGATCTTTCCGGTGACCGTCATCGGAAAGCTCTCAACGAATCGGATGTATCGAGGGATCTTGTAGTGGGCAATCTGCCCTTTGCAAAACGCCCGCAACTCATCTTCACTGAGAGTGGCACCGTCGCGAAGGACAACCCATGCGCACAGTTCCTCGCCGTATTTCTGGTCCGGCACGCCAATCACCTGCACGTCCTGGATGGCGGAATGGCGATAGAGAAACTCTTCGACCTCCCGCGGGTAGACGTTCTCGCCGCCTCGAATCACCAGATCCTTGATGCGGCCCGCGATGTTGACGTAGCCGTCCTCATCAATCGTGGCGAGATCCCCTGAGTGCATCCAGCCTTCTGCATCGATGGCCTCGGCGGTCTTCGCTGCGTCCTCCCAATATCCGCGCATCACGGAATAACCGCGAGTGCAAAGCTCGCCCACGGCCCCCACAGGAAGAATCTCCCCGGACTCCGGAGATATGACTTTCAACTCCAGGTGAGGCAGCACGTTCCCGATGGTGGAAACACGTTTCTCCAAGGGGGTGTCCGTGGTGCTTTGGCAGCTTGCCGGACTGGTTTCGGTCATGCCGTAAGCGATCGTCACCTCGCCCATGTGCATCTCGCTCACGACACGCTTCATCACTTCAATGGGACATGGCGAGCCGGCCATCACCCCTGTGCGTAGCGTCGAGAGGTCAAACTCCTTGAAGCGCGGGTGGTCGAGTTCGGCAATGAACATGGTTGGCACACCATGAAGCGCCGTGCACCGCTCGTCTTGCACCGCCCGCAGCACCGACACGGGCTCGAACGCTTCGTTCGGGTACACGATGGTCGCGCCATGCGTCAGAGCGGCAAGGTTGCCGACCACCATTCCGAAGCAGTGGTACAGCGGCACCGGGATGCAAAGACGGTCGTCTGGGGACAGCCGCATGGCTTCGCCAATGAAGAACCCGTTATTCAGCACGTTGCGATGGGTCAGGGTCGCGCCCTTGGGAGAACCCGTGGTACCGCTCGTGAACTGAATGTTGATGGCATCGGTGTTCCGCAATCGCGCCCCGAGGGAGTGGACGGCCTGATCGGCCGGGTCGCCCATCGCAAGCAGATCCCAGAAGCGCATGAAACCGGGAACCGTATCGCTTCCAATCTGGACGACGGTTTTTAGCGACGGCAGTCTGGCGGACTCAAGGCGTCCAGGAACCGCATGGCTCACTTCATGTGCGATGCACCGGATCATCTCCAGATAGTCGGTCGTCTTGAAGGTTGGCATCATGATCAACGCCTTGCATTCGACCTTGTTCAGCGCGTACTCCAGCTCAGCCACCCGATACGCCGGATTGATGTTGACGAGGATGACCCCGGCTTTGGCTGTTGCGAACTGGGAGACGAGCCATTCGACGTTGTTGTGCGACCAGATCCCGATCCTGTCACCGGGCTCCAGTCCCATTCGAAGCAAAGCGCTCGCCATCCGGTTGACTTCGCGCTGCAACTCGAGATAGGTGTACCGGATGCCTTGGTGACACGAGACCACCGCTTCCTTGTCGGGGAACCTTCCGACTATCTCGTCGAAGAAGGCGCCGATCGTCTGCTCGATCAGTGGCTTGTCCGTCGCTCCACGCGAATAGCTCGTCTCTAACTTGGTCATCGATTCAGTCTCCAATAGTTCATTCACCCAAGCCCCGCGCGCCTGGAAGCTGTGCGTAGCGCCAACGTCACTCGCCTCAACGAATGGATGCCTTCGTGTGACAGCGCCTGGCCGCCTTTCTCAAGAGAACGGCAATGCTCTGGTGAACCACGTTTCACCCGCTCGATATCAATAGCTCACCAACGGTTCATGAAGCACGTGCAGAGGCTGCAACGCCCCCCTTCGCATCCGCCCCGTGGACAGACGCGGCGCGGTGGTGGTCGATCAAAGCCACCGCGACGACGCCGACGGCTCCCGCCAAGGCAATCGCGATGAAGTTCTGCTCCAGGGGCAATTGCATGGACATCAGCATGCCGATACCGATCGGTGCCGCAATCCCGCCAGCACGCCCCACGCCCGAAGCAAATCCCACTCCAGTGGAGCGGACAGCAGCCGGATAGAACTGAGCGGCGTAGGCATAGACCAGAATCCCGGTGCCCAGCGTGGAAGCGCCGACAACAGCGATAACCAGGGCCAACGGCTGCACGCCATAACCCAGCAGCGTCAACGAAACCACGGATGCGGCGAAGAAGGTGCACAGGACCCACTTGATGTTCAGCTTGT
This window harbors:
- a CDS encoding acetyl-CoA C-acyltransferase family protein, yielding MNAREIFVVATARTAIGTFGGALKDVPNTQLATTAVKAALERSGVAPDAIGHVVIGNVIPTDPKDAYLSRIAAIDAGIPVETPAFNVNRLCGSGLQAIVSAAQAIAQGDCEIAIGGGSESMSRGPYIDTSARYGARMGDATLVDYMLGILHDPWDKIHMGITAENVAERFKISRKQQDELAVLSQQRAAAAIATGRFKEQIVPVEVKTRKGVVLFDTDEHVRGDTTLESLSAMKPAFKKNGLVTAGNASGINDGAGAVVLAEGGRVNALGLKPLARLVGYAHAGVEPAYMGIGPIPATRKVLARTGLKVQDLDVIESNEAFAAQACAVIQELGFDPDKVNPNGSGISLGHPVGATGAIITTKAIAELHRTGGRYALVTLCIGGGQGIAAIFERV
- a CDS encoding CoA-acylating methylmalonate-semialdehyde dehydrogenase, whose translation is MPNPIPTVKLLIGGQFVESKTTEWRDVVNPATQEVLARVPFATAEEIDAAVASAKEAFKTWKKTPIGTRARIFLKYQQLIRENMAELAAILTAEQGKTLPDAEGDVFRGLEVVEHAASIGNLQLGELANNVAGGVDTYTLLQPLGVCAGITPFNFPAMIPLWMFPMAIATGNTFVLKPSEQDPMVTMRLVELALEAGIPPGVLNVIHGGEMAVNAICDHKDIKAVSFVGSTKVGTHVYNRATLAGKRAQCMMGAKNHAIILPDANKEQSLNAIAGAAFGAAGQRCMALPVVVLVGEAQKWIPELVAKAKTLKVNGGTEKGTDVGPLVSCAALSRVEGLIERGIADGATLELDGRKPVVPGYEKGNFVGPTIFSNVKPGMAIYDQEIFGPVLALVPAADIDEAIEFINSNPNGNGTALFTQSGAAARKFQEEIDVGQVGINVPIPVPVPLFSFTGSRASKLGDLGPYGKQVVLFYTQTKTVTERWFDDSTTSHGVNTTISLK
- a CDS encoding AMP-binding protein — encoded protein: MTKLETSYSRGATDKPLIEQTIGAFFDEIVGRFPDKEAVVSCHQGIRYTYLELQREVNRMASALLRMGLEPGDRIGIWSHNNVEWLVSQFATAKAGVILVNINPAYRVAELEYALNKVECKALIMMPTFKTTDYLEMIRCIAHEVSHAVPGRLESARLPSLKTVVQIGSDTVPGFMRFWDLLAMGDPADQAVHSLGARLRNTDAINIQFTSGTTGSPKGATLTHRNVLNNGFFIGEAMRLSPDDRLCIPVPLYHCFGMVVGNLAALTHGATIVYPNEAFEPVSVLRAVQDERCTALHGVPTMFIAELDHPRFKEFDLSTLRTGVMAGSPCPIEVMKRVVSEMHMGEVTIAYGMTETSPASCQSTTDTPLEKRVSTIGNVLPHLELKVISPESGEILPVGAVGELCTRGYSVMRGYWEDAAKTAEAIDAEGWMHSGDLATIDEDGYVNIAGRIKDLVIRGGENVYPREVEEFLYRHSAIQDVQVIGVPDQKYGEELCAWVVLRDGATLSEDELRAFCKGQIAHYKIPRYIRFVESFPMTVTGKIQKFVMREMMKEELRLNDAASA